The following proteins come from a genomic window of Flavobacterium crocinum:
- a CDS encoding nitrous oxide reductase accessory protein NosL, translated as MLFLSGLLLIGAVFFPIWKIELTAPQYPEGLVLKLHASKIAGDVDIINGLNHYIGMKTLHTEDFIEFKVLPFILVGLGIVSIACAWKSNRKGLFVFFFSFVLFGILSACDFYRWNYEYGHNLDPNAAIRVPGMAYQPPMLGYKQLLNFGAYSIPDIGGWMLIVVGALLFAAIIKEKYTKPSGRLLGVLLVCTFLFSCSGDKPVPIKLNTDNCDFCMMGISDGRHGAEIITEKGRAYKFDDIACMAHYCKEHKDTKIKAYYVHDYANNNELIKTENAFFVSGGTIKSPMNGNIAAFSNKSEAKAFEAESKGVETEWTAILNK; from the coding sequence ATGCTATTTTTATCAGGGCTTTTATTAATTGGAGCTGTATTCTTTCCTATTTGGAAAATTGAACTTACGGCACCCCAATATCCTGAAGGTTTGGTATTAAAACTTCATGCTTCTAAGATTGCTGGTGATGTTGATATTATAAACGGATTGAATCATTATATTGGAATGAAAACTCTGCATACAGAAGATTTTATTGAGTTTAAAGTGCTACCGTTTATTCTTGTAGGATTAGGAATTGTTTCAATTGCTTGTGCATGGAAATCAAATAGAAAAGGACTCTTTGTATTCTTCTTTTCTTTTGTGCTGTTTGGAATATTATCTGCTTGCGATTTCTACAGATGGAATTATGAATACGGACATAATCTAGATCCGAATGCTGCTATTAGAGTTCCTGGAATGGCTTATCAGCCGCCAATGCTTGGATACAAACAATTATTAAATTTTGGCGCTTATTCAATTCCGGATATTGGAGGATGGATGCTAATTGTAGTTGGAGCTTTGCTATTTGCTGCTATTATAAAGGAAAAATATACTAAACCATCTGGTCGGCTCTTGGGCGTTTTGCTTGTTTGCACTTTTCTTTTTTCATGTTCTGGAGACAAACCTGTTCCTATTAAACTAAATACTGATAATTGTGATTTCTGTATGATGGGAATTAGTGACGGAAGACACGGAGCCGAAATTATTACGGAGAAAGGAAGGGCGTACAAGTTTGATGATATTGCTTGTATGGCACATTATTGTAAAGAGCATAAAGACACCAAAATAAAAGCATATTACGTACACGATTACGCCAATAATAATGAATTAATAAAGACAGAAAACGCTTTTTTTGTTTCGGGTGGCACGATAAAAAGTCCGATGAATGGAAATATTGCCGCTTTTTCTAACAAGAGTGAGGCAAAAGCTTTTGAAGCAGAATCAAAAGGAGTTGAAACAGAATGGACTGCAATTTTGAATAAATAA
- the nosZ gene encoding Sec-dependent nitrous-oxide reductase → MKNKFLKSIFVVTLGCALFVSCKPKDSTDAVEGDAAQKVYVAPGKYDEFYNFVSGGFSGQVSVYGLPSGRLLKVMPVFSEDPQSGYGYSEETKPMLNTSHGYVPWDDQHHLDLSQTNGEVDGRWIFANANNTPRIARIDLKTFRTAEIIELPNCAGNHSSPFITENTEYVVGASRFSVPPDNDNGDVPINTYKKNFKGYLSFVKIGKEGQLDLSFQIVAPGVNFDLSHPGKKESHGWFFFSCYNTEQANTLLEVNASKNDKDFIMAVNWKKAEEYIKAGKGKRIPAKYAHNTWDEKTQSAKSVIMNEVLTLDASELKDICYMIPCPKSPHGCDIDPTGEYIIGSGKLAALIPVFSFTKLKDAIAKKQFDGAYAGIPVVKYEAALYGEVQKPGLGPLHTEFDGKGNAYTTMFVSSEVVKWNIKDLKVLDRKATYYSPGHLMVPGGNTEKPFGKYMVVYNKITKDRFLPTGPELAQSAQLFDISGEKMKLLLDFPTIGEPHYAQGIPADKVRNNGQLKYYDIAANKHPFATKGEKESKVVREGNKVHIYMTCIRSHFAPDNIEGIRVGDEVYFHVTNLEQDWDVPHGFAIKGANNAELLIMPGETLTLKWVPEKKGIFPFYCTDFCSALHQEMQGYVRVSPAGSNVPITYSVGTNLPKE, encoded by the coding sequence ATGAAAAATAAATTTTTAAAATCGATTTTCGTTGTTACGTTAGGGTGTGCTTTGTTTGTTTCGTGCAAACCGAAAGATTCTACAGATGCTGTTGAAGGCGATGCTGCCCAAAAAGTGTATGTAGCACCCGGAAAATATGATGAATTCTATAACTTTGTATCTGGCGGTTTTAGCGGTCAGGTCAGTGTTTACGGACTTCCGAGCGGAAGATTGCTAAAGGTAATGCCTGTGTTTTCTGAAGATCCACAAAGCGGTTACGGTTACAGTGAAGAAACAAAACCAATGTTGAATACCTCTCATGGTTATGTACCTTGGGATGACCAGCATCACTTGGATTTATCGCAAACAAATGGAGAAGTAGACGGACGATGGATTTTCGCTAATGCGAATAATACGCCACGTATTGCACGTATTGACTTGAAAACGTTTAGAACTGCCGAAATTATTGAGCTTCCAAACTGTGCGGGTAATCACTCTTCACCATTTATTACGGAGAACACAGAATATGTAGTAGGAGCAAGTCGTTTTAGTGTGCCACCAGATAATGATAATGGCGATGTGCCTATTAATACGTACAAGAAAAACTTTAAAGGATATCTTAGTTTCGTAAAAATTGGTAAAGAAGGTCAATTGGATCTTTCTTTCCAAATCGTTGCTCCAGGTGTGAATTTTGATCTTAGCCACCCAGGAAAAAAAGAATCTCACGGATGGTTTTTCTTCTCTTGCTATAATACAGAACAAGCCAATACCTTATTGGAAGTTAATGCTTCTAAAAATGACAAGGATTTTATCATGGCGGTAAACTGGAAAAAAGCAGAAGAATATATTAAAGCTGGAAAAGGAAAACGAATTCCTGCAAAATATGCCCACAATACTTGGGATGAAAAAACTCAAAGTGCTAAATCTGTAATCATGAATGAGGTTTTAACTCTAGATGCTTCAGAATTGAAAGATATCTGTTATATGATTCCTTGTCCGAAATCGCCACACGGCTGTGATATAGATCCAACAGGAGAATATATTATCGGAAGTGGAAAATTGGCAGCTTTGATTCCGGTGTTTAGTTTCACAAAATTAAAAGATGCAATTGCTAAAAAACAATTTGATGGTGCTTATGCAGGAATTCCAGTTGTAAAATATGAAGCAGCACTTTATGGTGAAGTTCAAAAACCCGGTTTAGGGCCTCTTCATACAGAATTTGATGGAAAAGGAAATGCTTACACTACAATGTTCGTTTCATCTGAGGTTGTAAAATGGAATATTAAAGATCTAAAAGTTTTAGACAGAAAAGCAACGTATTATTCTCCTGGACACTTAATGGTTCCTGGTGGAAATACAGAAAAACCATTTGGAAAATACATGGTGGTTTATAACAAAATTACCAAAGATCGTTTCTTGCCAACTGGACCAGAATTAGCTCAAAGTGCACAGTTGTTTGATATTAGCGGAGAAAAAATGAAATTGCTTCTGGATTTCCCAACTATTGGAGAACCACACTACGCACAAGGTATTCCAGCAGATAAAGTTAGAAATAATGGACAGCTGAAATATTATGATATTGCAGCCAACAAACATCCTTTTGCGACTAAAGGTGAAAAAGAATCTAAAGTAGTTCGAGAAGGCAATAAGGTACATATTTATATGACTTGTATTCGTTCGCACTTTGCACCAGATAATATTGAAGGAATTCGTGTGGGAGATGAAGTTTATTTCCATGTCACCAACCTTGAGCAAGACTGGGATGTTCCTCACGGATTTGCTATAAAAGGTGCAAACAACGCCGAATTGCTAATCATGCCAGGAGAAACCTTAACATTAAAATGGGTTCCTGAGAAAAAAGGAATCTTCCCATTCTATTGTACAGACTTCTGCAGTGCATTGCACCAAGAAATGCAAGGTTATGTGCGAGTTTCGCCAGCAGGAAGCAACGTTCCGATTACTTACAGTGTAGGTACCAATTTACCAAAAGAATAG
- a CDS encoding group III truncated hemoglobin translates to MKTDIKNKDDIIVLVDAFYLKVRSDSTIGYLFTEIAAVNWEKHLPIMYNFWDNILFHTGNFEGNPMMKHRTLNLKSILTDAHFKHWTKLWKKTVDDLFEGEKADEIKVRAENISKLMMNKVIS, encoded by the coding sequence ATGAAAACAGATATTAAAAATAAAGATGATATAATTGTATTGGTAGATGCTTTTTACTTGAAAGTAAGATCAGATTCGACTATAGGATATTTGTTTACAGAAATCGCTGCAGTCAATTGGGAGAAACATCTGCCGATTATGTATAACTTTTGGGATAACATTCTTTTTCATACGGGAAATTTTGAAGGAAATCCTATGATGAAGCATCGAACGCTGAACCTGAAAAGTATACTTACAGATGCTCATTTTAAACATTGGACAAAGCTTTGGAAAAAAACAGTCGATGATTTGTTTGAAGGAGAAAAGGCTGATGAGATAAAAGTAAGGGCAGAAAATATTTCAAAATTAATGATGAACAAGGTCATTTCTTAA
- a CDS encoding Crp/Fnr family transcriptional regulator — protein MHIDTDLLYTWGAVAKKIPKNSIIFFENDVALSYFQILEGTVKMSYTNEDGKDLTVGIFNEGNSFGEPPLFIGQPYPASAIAQTDCIVLKLSKTNFFSFLEENPEMQFKILKLFAWKIYNKIVFSKNIVNHKPEYRIQYFLDNLKKQENIASCTKMKIPYTRQEIADFTGLRVETVIRTLSLMSKNKKIEIIDHKLFY, from the coding sequence ATGCATATTGATACTGACTTACTTTACACTTGGGGTGCTGTAGCTAAAAAGATTCCTAAAAATTCAATTATTTTTTTTGAAAATGATGTTGCACTTTCCTATTTTCAAATTTTAGAAGGAACAGTAAAAATGAGTTATACTAACGAAGATGGCAAAGATTTGACGGTTGGTATTTTTAATGAAGGAAATAGTTTTGGCGAACCGCCACTTTTTATCGGACAGCCCTACCCCGCTTCGGCAATTGCCCAGACGGACTGTATTGTTTTAAAATTATCCAAAACAAACTTCTTTTCTTTTCTTGAAGAAAACCCGGAAATGCAATTTAAAATACTCAAATTATTTGCATGGAAAATCTATAATAAAATTGTTTTTTCTAAAAATATAGTCAATCATAAACCAGAATATCGTATTCAGTATTTTTTAGATAACTTAAAAAAACAGGAAAATATCGCATCGTGCACAAAAATGAAAATTCCATATACAAGGCAAGAAATTGCAGATTTTACAGGACTGCGGGTAGAAACCGTAATACGCACATTGTCACTTATGAGCAAAAACAAAAAAATTGAAATTATAGATCACAAATTGTTTTACTAA
- a CDS encoding TonB-copper family protein has product MMKNLTATFLAVFSTICWAQEKPNDSLETVKLNEIIVIGSKPSLHLKQSKSLTSVEEYLSKSSKVNMIKRGAYAWEPVINNMATERTVITIDGMRIFGACTDKMDPITSYVEVSNLAEASVASGQQASCHGAGIGGSVDLKRNQFNDKNTGWNGSLNSGFESNNFQKIIGASLGYNDSQFYTHIDFMHRDADNYKAGDNKEIPFSQFTKYNISATAGYFINKQNLLEASVINDKATNVGYPALPMDVSLAEAKIVSLSYKYVPKSRLITNWETKGYYNSITHKMDDTKRPTVPIHMDMPGWSDTYGYYSRIKGKIKNHNFLADLNGFYNKSIAEMTMYPTNPKENLMFMYTWPDVRTLYNGLSLEDNITISEKDHLRIGANLGFQNNTVANDFGLASLRIFYPDMDASKNRFLKSFATNYTKNEGQFEFGFGLAYAERAPSVSEGYGFYLYNSSDFYDYIGNPNLKNENALEGNFSIGYKTSQLSAKITGSYFYFSNYIIGKIDPNTLPMTIGASGVKRYEAIDNAKIFNTDFNLTYDFLENWQFKSQLTYSSGKDHEGNNLPFISPIKYSAGIDFKKENFNAGINALGNLAQNEFAKVYGQTKTPDYVIFGINAGYTFNWSQNKLKIQTGVENIFDKYYTTYADWNKIPRMGRNIFVNLNFSFN; this is encoded by the coding sequence ATGATGAAAAATCTAACAGCAACCTTCTTGGCTGTATTTTCAACAATATGCTGGGCGCAGGAAAAACCAAATGATAGTCTAGAAACCGTAAAGCTTAACGAAATAATTGTCATTGGAAGTAAACCTTCTTTACATCTAAAACAATCAAAATCATTAACCTCTGTAGAAGAATATCTCTCAAAATCATCAAAAGTTAATATGATTAAAAGAGGTGCTTATGCATGGGAACCTGTTATAAATAACATGGCTACAGAACGCACCGTGATTACGATTGACGGAATGCGCATATTTGGCGCGTGTACCGACAAAATGGATCCGATTACTTCTTATGTAGAGGTTTCAAATTTGGCCGAAGCCAGCGTAGCATCTGGACAGCAAGCAAGCTGTCATGGTGCAGGAATTGGCGGATCTGTCGATTTAAAACGCAATCAGTTTAATGATAAAAATACAGGCTGGAACGGCAGTTTAAATTCTGGCTTTGAAAGCAATAATTTTCAAAAAATTATTGGAGCTTCTTTAGGGTACAATGATTCTCAATTTTATACTCATATCGATTTTATGCATCGTGATGCCGATAATTATAAAGCAGGTGACAATAAAGAAATCCCTTTTTCTCAATTTACAAAATACAATATTTCTGCTACTGCAGGTTATTTTATAAACAAACAAAATCTATTGGAAGCTTCTGTAATTAATGACAAAGCAACAAATGTGGGCTACCCTGCCCTTCCTATGGATGTTTCTTTAGCCGAAGCTAAAATTGTATCTCTAAGTTATAAATATGTGCCAAAATCACGCCTGATAACAAATTGGGAAACAAAAGGATATTACAATTCTATAACTCATAAAATGGACGATACCAAAAGACCAACCGTACCGATACACATGGATATGCCTGGATGGTCTGATACTTATGGTTATTACTCGAGAATTAAAGGAAAAATTAAAAACCATAATTTTCTAGCTGACTTGAACGGCTTTTACAATAAGTCCATTGCAGAGATGACCATGTATCCGACAAATCCAAAAGAAAACCTCATGTTTATGTATACATGGCCAGATGTTAGAACATTATATAACGGATTGTCTTTAGAAGATAATATTACTATTTCCGAAAAAGATCATCTGAGAATTGGTGCAAATCTCGGATTCCAAAATAATACCGTAGCAAATGATTTTGGTTTAGCGAGTCTTCGCATTTTTTATCCTGATATGGATGCTTCAAAAAACCGTTTTCTAAAAAGCTTTGCTACAAATTACACCAAAAATGAAGGGCAATTTGAATTCGGATTTGGTTTGGCTTACGCCGAAAGAGCTCCTTCTGTTTCTGAAGGCTATGGATTTTATCTGTATAACAGCAGTGATTTTTATGATTATATCGGAAATCCAAATCTAAAAAATGAAAATGCTCTTGAAGGAAACTTTTCAATTGGCTATAAAACATCGCAATTATCAGCAAAAATTACGGGTTCGTATTTCTATTTTTCAAACTACATAATAGGTAAAATTGATCCAAATACGCTTCCTATGACTATTGGTGCTTCTGGGGTAAAAAGATATGAGGCTATAGATAATGCCAAAATATTCAATACCGATTTTAATCTGACTTACGATTTTCTAGAAAATTGGCAATTCAAATCTCAGCTTACTTATAGTTCAGGAAAAGATCATGAAGGAAATAATCTTCCATTTATAAGTCCAATTAAATACAGCGCTGGAATCGATTTTAAGAAAGAAAATTTCAATGCTGGAATTAATGCTTTAGGAAATCTGGCTCAAAATGAATTTGCAAAAGTGTACGGGCAAACTAAAACCCCAGATTATGTCATTTTTGGAATTAATGCAGGCTATACTTTCAATTGGAGCCAAAACAAATTAAAAATACAAACTGGTGTAGAAAACATTTTTGACAAATATTACACCACTTATGCCGACTGGAATAAAATTCCGCGAATGGGACGAAATATCTTTGTAAATCTCAATTTTTCTTTTAATTAA
- a CDS encoding nitrous oxide reductase family maturation protein NosD, whose translation MKFHICLSLLLFFNCLWSQKIEVGSDKSVKTIKKAIELAKSGDTIIVNKGIYREGNIIIDKKLILQGKGLPVLDGQQKYEVVSIKADSVIFSGFKVINSGYASLNDPCGIKIYDKIGVVVKDNVLDNNFFGIYVQKGSNCIVKNNTIKAYQKEEQRIGNGIHCWKSDSMQIIGNRISGHRDGIYFEFVSNSVIWRNVSKANIRYGLHFMFSNDDSYIGNVFKNNGAGVAVMFTKNVKMFNNYFEENWGDAAYGLLLKEISDSYIVGNKFIRNTSGIYMEGTSRVKLEKNIFKDNGWGMKVQASCMDNEISFNNFLSNTFDISTNGSLVLNHFNNNYWDKYEGYDLNRDGIGDVPFHPLSLFAVITENNPSAMLLFRSFMITLLDKSEKILPSITPDNFVDESPEMKSLIL comes from the coding sequence ATGAAATTTCATATTTGCCTTTCATTGCTATTGTTTTTTAATTGTCTCTGGTCTCAAAAGATTGAGGTAGGTTCAGATAAGTCAGTTAAAACAATTAAAAAGGCAATAGAACTTGCCAAATCTGGTGACACTATTATTGTCAATAAAGGCATTTATCGAGAAGGTAATATTATTATAGATAAAAAATTAATTCTACAAGGAAAAGGCTTGCCAGTTCTGGATGGACAGCAAAAATATGAAGTAGTTTCGATAAAAGCCGACAGCGTAATTTTCTCTGGGTTTAAAGTTATCAATTCAGGATATGCGTCCCTTAATGATCCCTGTGGAATTAAAATATATGATAAAATCGGAGTTGTCGTAAAAGACAATGTTCTAGATAATAATTTTTTCGGAATTTATGTTCAGAAAGGATCAAACTGCATCGTAAAAAACAATACCATAAAAGCCTATCAAAAAGAAGAACAGCGTATTGGCAACGGTATTCATTGCTGGAAAAGCGATAGCATGCAGATTATAGGAAATAGAATTTCGGGACATCGTGACGGAATTTATTTTGAGTTTGTTTCTAATTCTGTCATTTGGCGAAATGTATCTAAAGCCAACATTCGTTACGGATTACACTTTATGTTCTCCAATGATGATTCTTACATAGGCAATGTTTTTAAAAATAATGGAGCAGGAGTGGCGGTCATGTTTACCAAAAATGTAAAAATGTTCAACAATTATTTTGAAGAGAACTGGGGCGACGCTGCTTATGGTTTACTGCTCAAAGAAATTTCAGACAGCTATATTGTTGGAAATAAATTTATCCGCAATACTTCTGGAATTTATATGGAAGGAACAAGCCGTGTAAAATTGGAAAAGAACATTTTTAAAGACAATGGATGGGGAATGAAAGTGCAGGCAAGCTGTATGGATAATGAGATTTCGTTTAATAATTTTCTTTCCAATACTTTCGATATCAGTACTAACGGAAGTTTGGTTCTAAATCATTTCAATAATAATTATTGGGATAAATATGAAGGCTACGATTTAAATCGGGACGGAATTGGCGATGTGCCTTTTCATCCGCTGAGTCTTTTTGCTGTTATTACAGAAAACAATCCGTCGGCTATGCTTTTGTTTCGAAGTTTTATGATTACGCTTTTGGATAAATCAGAAAAAATCCTTCCGAGCATAACACCCGATAATTTTGTAGATGAATCTCCCGAAATGAAATCTCTCATATTATGA
- a CDS encoding OmpA family protein, giving the protein MKIKITIAIVVFFNLTIKAQELNIKINGGPSGILYDSSIGEGKLKFGGGIGVGYTYFFSKNWGISTGIDVMYNQNSFELNDGNTINSYEVDDQTSAFEYRVTPSKYKEEQHFIAASIPLLIQYRTAFASNTQWYLGFGGKILFPGKQTVKASANQLQLSGYYPDLNLVIDDLPSHGFGQLTNWKDETKTSLDPTFLLSAETGLTFKIKEKTQLYTGIYLDYGLTNLAKETPDLNIVAYDPNGINNTQANGTIGNKRIVQDTRYLSAGIQIKLGFSLAKEKSQPAEPKTETVVQTQVAAPVQETPPTQQKIVETAPVKTELTTEERNYIEKKPLAFQEVGNTSVTPELASRLDEIAKILNANQDTDLNITGYTCDIGTKERNLEIGMQRAQAVADYLKNKGIQSNRMHLFSKGESEPLVPNNPAENKPLNRRVSLILIDAK; this is encoded by the coding sequence ATGAAAATTAAAATCACCATAGCGATAGTAGTATTTTTTAATCTCACTATAAAAGCACAGGAACTTAATATAAAAATCAATGGAGGACCATCGGGAATTCTTTACGATAGCTCTATTGGAGAAGGCAAACTAAAATTTGGAGGAGGAATTGGTGTTGGATACACCTATTTCTTCAGTAAAAATTGGGGAATTTCTACAGGAATTGATGTAATGTACAATCAGAACAGTTTTGAACTGAATGATGGAAACACTATCAACTCTTACGAAGTTGACGATCAAACTTCTGCATTTGAATACCGTGTAACTCCGTCAAAGTACAAGGAAGAACAACATTTTATTGCAGCCTCCATTCCACTTCTTATCCAATACAGAACTGCTTTTGCTTCTAACACGCAATGGTATCTTGGATTTGGAGGAAAAATCCTTTTTCCCGGAAAGCAAACCGTAAAAGCGTCGGCTAATCAATTACAGCTGAGCGGTTATTATCCGGATTTAAATTTAGTGATCGATGACCTGCCCTCTCATGGTTTTGGACAGTTAACAAACTGGAAAGACGAAACAAAAACAAGTTTGGATCCCACGTTTTTATTAAGTGCAGAAACAGGGCTTACTTTTAAAATCAAAGAAAAGACACAGCTTTATACTGGAATTTATCTGGATTATGGTTTAACCAATTTAGCCAAAGAAACTCCAGATCTTAATATCGTGGCTTATGATCCAAACGGAATTAATAATACTCAGGCAAATGGTACAATCGGAAATAAAAGAATTGTTCAGGACACCCGCTACCTTTCTGCAGGCATTCAGATTAAATTAGGTTTTTCATTAGCTAAAGAAAAATCACAACCCGCAGAACCAAAAACAGAAACAGTAGTTCAAACACAAGTTGCTGCTCCTGTTCAGGAAACTCCTCCTACTCAGCAAAAAATAGTTGAAACGGCTCCTGTCAAAACTGAATTGACAACGGAAGAAAGAAATTATATCGAGAAAAAACCGCTGGCATTTCAGGAAGTTGGAAATACAAGTGTAACTCCGGAACTCGCTTCCAGATTAGACGAAATTGCTAAAATTTTAAACGCAAACCAAGATACAGATTTAAATATTACAGGCTATACCTGTGATATTGGAACCAAAGAACGCAATCTTGAAATCGGAATGCAAAGAGCTCAGGCTGTAGCCGATTATTTAAAGAATAAAGGAATCCAATCCAATCGTATGCATCTGTTCTCAAAAGGAGAAAGTGAACCACTCGTTCCAAACAATCCTGCAGAAAATAAACCGCTCAACAGAAGAGTTTCACTTATACTGATAGACGCAAAATAA
- a CDS encoding ABC transporter ATP-binding protein, which translates to MITLKNINKKFGRLEVLKDVNLEFKAGECIALIGPNGCGKTTLIKSILGMVLPDSGDILLHEESILKKFEYRNKIGYMPQIGRYPDNMTISQIIEMIKQIRNSKKELDEDLIKAFKLDKMSDKQMRTLSGGTTQKVSATLAFLFNPDVLILDEPTAGLDPLAAEILKEKIIKEKNKGKLILITSHLLSELDDMITQIIFMQDGKVHFHKTIKDLLESTGENKISKSIATILKEKQHEQNN; encoded by the coding sequence ATGATTACTTTAAAAAATATAAATAAAAAATTTGGCAGACTAGAGGTTTTGAAAGATGTAAACCTTGAGTTTAAAGCAGGAGAATGCATTGCGCTTATTGGTCCAAACGGCTGTGGAAAAACAACTTTGATAAAATCGATCTTAGGAATGGTATTGCCTGATAGTGGTGATATTTTACTTCATGAAGAATCTATTTTAAAGAAGTTTGAATATCGGAATAAAATAGGTTACATGCCACAAATTGGCCGTTATCCTGATAATATGACCATTTCTCAGATTATAGAAATGATCAAGCAGATTCGGAATTCGAAAAAAGAATTGGATGAGGATTTGATAAAAGCTTTTAAATTAGATAAAATGAGCGACAAACAAATGAGGACACTTTCTGGCGGAACAACGCAAAAAGTAAGTGCAACATTAGCTTTCCTTTTTAATCCTGATGTTTTAATTCTAGACGAACCGACTGCAGGACTAGATCCGTTGGCGGCCGAAATTTTGAAAGAGAAAATCATTAAAGAGAAAAACAAAGGAAAACTAATCTTGATCACTTCGCATTTATTGAGTGAATTAGATGATATGATTACTCAAATCATTTTTATGCAAGACGGAAAAGTACATTTTCATAAAACGATTAAAGATCTCTTGGAATCAACTGGAGAAAACAAAATTTCAAAATCTATTGCCACAATATTAAAAGAAAAACAGCATGAACAGAATAATTAA
- a CDS encoding c-type cytochrome codes for MNRLFLLTMFGFALLTSCGKEKSNTDQDFSTPAAAEKTADAESYDPKRGLGKYETVELGASLDKALAEKGLKTAEVKCTSCHKPTDEKLVGPGWKGVTKRRTPQWIMNFITNPDPMIDKDPELQAQLELCMIRMPNQGLTEDEARSILEYMRQNDGVK; via the coding sequence ATGAACAGATTATTTTTATTAACCATGTTTGGTTTTGCCCTGCTCACATCATGCGGGAAAGAAAAGTCAAACACCGATCAGGATTTTTCTACTCCAGCTGCAGCTGAGAAAACAGCTGATGCAGAATCTTACGATCCAAAAAGAGGTCTTGGGAAGTATGAAACAGTTGAATTAGGAGCTTCTTTAGATAAAGCATTAGCTGAAAAAGGGCTTAAAACTGCTGAAGTAAAATGCACTTCTTGTCATAAACCAACAGATGAAAAATTAGTTGGTCCTGGATGGAAAGGGGTAACAAAAAGAAGAACACCGCAATGGATCATGAATTTTATTACCAATCCAGATCCAATGATTGACAAAGATCCAGAATTGCAGGCACAATTAGAGCTTTGCATGATTCGTATGCCTAATCAGGGATTAACAGAAGATGAAGCAAGATCTATTTTGGAATATATGCGCCAGAATGATGGAGTGAAATAA
- a CDS encoding ABC transporter permease subunit yields MNRIIKIVLLDILKNKIVVSYALILALLSWGSFMLEDNTAKGLLTILNVILFTVPLVSILFSTIYIYNSSEFIELLLSQPIKRKKIWISLFTGLSIAMLLAFFLGAGIPLLVNAPGMAGLMMVLSGSLISVVFVSLAFLSCILTRDKAMGIGLAILFWMYFAILFDALVLFLLFQFAEYPIEEAMVGITASSPIDLARIQILLHLDQSAMMGYTGAIFKDFFGTTIGLVISFLLLVLWIAVPFLISVRKFDRKDL; encoded by the coding sequence ATGAACAGAATAATTAAAATTGTCTTATTGGATATTCTTAAAAATAAGATTGTTGTGAGTTATGCTCTAATTCTAGCGCTGCTTTCTTGGGGATCTTTTATGCTTGAAGATAATACAGCTAAAGGTTTACTAACGATTTTGAACGTTATTTTATTCACAGTCCCACTAGTATCAATACTTTTTTCTACTATCTATATATACAATAGTTCAGAGTTTATAGAACTTTTGTTGAGCCAGCCTATCAAAAGAAAGAAAATCTGGATTAGTTTGTTTACAGGACTTTCTATAGCGATGCTTTTGGCTTTTTTTCTTGGAGCAGGAATTCCTCTTTTGGTAAATGCGCCAGGAATGGCAGGATTGATGATGGTTCTGTCTGGAAGTTTAATTTCTGTTGTTTTTGTGTCACTGGCTTTTTTGAGCTGTATTTTAACTCGAGATAAAGCAATGGGAATAGGTTTGGCCATTTTATTTTGGATGTATTTTGCCATATTGTTTGATGCTTTGGTGTTATTTCTTTTGTTTCAATTTGCAGAATATCCAATCGAAGAAGCGATGGTAGGAATTACAGCTTCAAGTCCGATTGATTTGGCTAGAATACAAATATTGCTGCATTTAGATCAATCTGCAATGATGGGTTATACAGGTGCTATTTTTAAAGATTTTTTCGGAACAACTATCGGGTTGGTGATTTCTTTTTTACTGCTTGTTTTGTGGATAGCAGTTCCGTTTTTAATTTCGGTTAGAAAATTTGACCGTAAGGATCTTTAA